One genomic window of Solanum stenotomum isolate F172 chromosome 9, ASM1918654v1, whole genome shotgun sequence includes the following:
- the LOC125877866 gene encoding 4-coumarate--CoA ligase 2-like, whose product MEEKINKLEINHHDHDDQYIFRSKLPNIYIPNHLPLHKYCFENISQFSSRTCLINSATGATYTYADVDLTAKRIALGLHKLGIEQRDVIMLLLPNSPEFVFSFLGASFRGAISTTANPFYTPSEITKQAKASNAKLIVTQSCYVDKIKSYAEENRVKIVCVDDSLPLPDGCLSFAELLLTTTHQSDENNCNDDNIILSDSVKILPDDVVALPYSSGTTGLPKGVMLTHKGLVTSVAQQVDGENPNLYFHSEDVIMCVLPLFHIYSLNSILLCGLRVGATILIMQKFEIKGLMELVEKYKVTIAPFVPPIVLAIAKSPLVDKYDLSSIRMIMSGAAPMGKELEDTVRAKLPNAILGQGYGMTEAGPVLSMCLAFAKQRFDVKSGSCGTVVRNAEMKIVDSNTGTLLPRNHAGEICIRGDQIMKGYLNNPKATEETIDQEGWLHTGDIGYIDDDDQVFIVDRLKELIKYKGYQVAPAELEAMLISNPNIIDAAVVPMKDEVAGEVPIAFVVKANGSNISEEEIKQYVSQQVIFYKRINRVFFIEEIPKAPSGKILRKDLRAKLAEDLAS is encoded by the exons ATGGAAGAAAAGATCAACAAATTAGAAATTAATCATCATGATCATGATGATCAATACATTTTTAGATCAAAACTTCCTAATATTTACATCCCAAATCATTTACCTCTTCACAAATATTGCTTTGAAAACATTTCTCAATTTAGTTCACGCACTTGTTTAATCAATAGTGCCACGGGTGCGACATACACTTATGCCGATGTTGATCTTACTGCCAAAAGAATCGCCCTCGGGCTCCACAAACTCGGTATCGAACAAAGAGATGTCATCATGCTCTTACTTCCGAATTCGCCCGAATTCGTGTTCTCGTTCCTCGGAGCGTCGTTCCGAGGCGCGATTAGCACGACCGCGAACCCGTTCTACACTCCGTCCGAAATCACGAAGCAAGCGAAAGCATCGAACGCGAAGCTCATCGTAACACAATCTTGCTACGTCGATAAAATCAAGAGTTACGCTGAGGAAAATAGAGTTAAAATCGTGTGTGTGGACGATTCCTTGCCGTTGCCCGATGGATGCCTTAGTTTCGCGGAGTTATTGTTAACTACTACTCATCAATCGGACGAAAACAATTGCAATGATGACAACATCATTTTATCTGATAGTGTAAAAATTCTTCCTGATGATGTGGTGGCATTACCTTATTCATCCGGTACGACGGGGTTACCAAAAGGAGTGATGCTAACACATAAAGGACTTGTTACAAGTGTGGCACAACAAGTTGATGGTGAAAACCCTAATCTTTATTTCCATAGTGAAGATGTGATCATGTGTGTTTTGCCATTGTTTCATATTTATtctctcaattcaattttgCTTTGTGGATTGAGAGTTGGTGCAACTATTTTGATAATGCAAAAATTTGAGATAAAAGGATTAATGGAGTTAGtggaaaaatataaagtaacaatTGCACCATTTGTGCCACCTATAGTATTGGCTATTGCAAAAAGTCCATTGGTAGATAAATATGATTTGTCATCTATAAGGATGATAATGTCAGGGGCAGCACCAATGGGAAAAGAGCTTGAAGATACTGTTAGAGCTAAATTGCCTAATGCCATACTAGGACAG GGATATGGCATGACTGAAGCAGGCCCAGTATTATCAATGTGTTTAGCATTTGCAAAACAACGGTTTGATGTCAAATCAGGTTCCTGTGGGACAGTTGTTCGTAATGCCGAGATGAAGATCGTCGATAGCAACACCGGAACACTGCTTCCCCGGAATCATGCTGGAGAAATATGCATTAGAGGTGATCAGATCATGAAAG GATATTTGAATAATCCAAAAGCAACTGAGGAAACAATAGACCAAGAAGGATGGTTACATACAGGTGACATTGGATACATAGATGATGATGATCAAGTGTTCATAGTTGATAGattaaaagaattaataaaatacaaagGATATCAAGTGGCTCCTGCTGAATTAGAAGCTATGCTTATTTCTAATCCAAACATTATTGATGCTGCTGTTGTCCC GATGAAAGATGAAGTTGCTGGAGAAGTTCCTATTGCATTTGTAGTGAAAGCAAATGGTAGTAATATTTCTGAGGAAGAGATTAAACAATATGTATCCCAACAg GTTATATTTTACAAGCGAATAAATAGAGTATTTTTCATAGAAGAAATTCCAAAAGCTCCATCAGGGAAAATACTTCGAAAAGATTTAAGAGCTAAGCTAGCAGAAGATTTAGCTAGTTGA
- the LOC125876842 gene encoding mitochondrial outer membrane protein porin 4 has protein sequence MEQSPAPFSEIGRRARDLLTKDYNYDQKFTFSIPSSSGVGITATGVKKDQIFIGDISTQYKLGSTVVDIKVDTYSNVSTKVTLVDVFRSTKVSLGFNIPDHKSGKLDVQYLHQHAAINSSIGLNPSPLLELSAAIGSKDLALGGEIGFNTASSSFTKCNAGISFNKPDFSAALMLTDRGQAVKASYVHSVDPANGTEVGAEMIHRLSTYENSFSIGSAHKVDPLTSLKTRFSDNGKVAMLCQREWRPKSLITFSAEYDTKAKNSVPKLGLALALKP, from the exons ATGGAGCAGAGCCCGGCACCATTTTCCGAAATCGGCAGGCGGGCAAGAG ATCTACTGACCAAAGACTACAATTATGATCAGAAGTTCACCTTCTCTATTCCGAGCTCAAGTGGGGTG GGAATAACAGCTACTGGTGTGaagaaagatcaaatttttattggTGATATAAGTACTCAATATAAGCTCGGAAGTACAGTTGTCGATATCAAAGTTGATACCTATTCCAAT GTCTCAACAAAAGTTACACTGGTTGACGTTTTCCGATCCACAAAAGTGTCCTTAGGCTTCAACATACCTGATCACAAGTCTGGCAAG cTTGATGTTCAGTACCTTCATCAGCATGCTGCCATCAATTCCAGTATTGGCTTAAATCCCTCCCCTCTCTTGGAGCTCTCGGCTGCTATTGGCAGCAAGGATTTAGCCCTTGGTGGTGAAATAGGATTTAATACTGCTTCATCTTCTTTTACCAAGTGCAATGCTGGAATTAGTTTTAACAAACCGGATTTTTCTGCTGCACTTATGTT AACGGATAGGGGACAAGCTGTGAAGGCATCATATGTACACTCGGTAGATCCAGCAAATGGAACTGAAGTCGGTGCAGAGATGATACACAGATTATCTACCTACGAGAACAGCTTCAGCATCGGGAGTGCTCACAAAGTTGACCCATTAACATCATTGAAAACTAGATTTTCTGACAATGGGAAAGTTGCAATGCTTTGCCAGCGGGAATGGAGGCCAAAGTCACTTATTACTTTCTCAGCCGAGTATGACACGAAGGCAAAGAATTCAGTACCCAAGTTGGGTCTTGCCCTTGCTTTGAAGCCATAA
- the LOC125875882 gene encoding ABC transporter E family member 2: protein MSDRLTRIAIVSADKCKPKKCRQECKKSCPVVKTGKLCIEVTVGSKIAFISEELCIGCGICVKKCPFEAIQIINLPKDLDKDTTHRYGPNTFKLHRLPVPRPGQVLGLVGTNGIGKSTALKVLAGKLKPNLGRFTNPPDWQEILTHFRGSELQNYFTRILEDNLKAIIKPQYVDHIPKAVQGNVGQVLDQKDERDVKEKLCVDLELNQVLDRNVGDLSGGELQRFAIAVVAIQNAEIYMFDEPSSYLDVKQRLKAAQVVRSLLRPNSYVIVVEHDLSVLDYLSDFICCLYGKPGAYGVVTLPFSVREGINIFLAGFVPTENLRFRDESLTFKVAETPQEAAEEIESYARYKYPTMTKTQGNFKLKVAEGEFTDSQIVVMLGENGTGKTTFIRMLAGLLKPDVVEGSDIDIPEFNVSYKPQKISPKFQSTVRHLLHQKIRDSYQHPQFCSDVMKPLQIEQLMDQEVVNLSGGELQRVALALCLGKPADIYLIDEPSAYLDSEQRIVASKVIKRFILHAKKTAFVVEHDFIMATYLADRVIVYEGTPSIDCVANAPQSLLTGMNLFLSHLNITFRRDPTNFRPRINKLESTKDREQKSAGSYYYLDD, encoded by the exons ATGTCGGATAGATTGACGCGTATCGCCATCGTTAGCGCCGACAAGTGCAAGCCGAAGAAGTGCCGCCAAGAATGCAAGAAGAGCTGCCCAGTTGTTAAAACTG GTAAGTTATGTATAGAGGTCACTGTAGGCTCGAAGATTGCTTTCATCTCAGAAGAGCTGTGTATTGGATGTGGTATTTGTGTAAAG AAATGCCCATTTGAAGCAATTCAGATCATCAATCTGCCAAAAGATCTAGACAAGGATACAACCCATCGTTATGGTCCCAACACTTTCAAATTGCACAG GTTACCTGTCCCTAGGCCAGGACAGGTTCTTGGTCTGGTTGGCACAAATGGAATTGGAAAGTCAACTGCCCTAAAAGTTTTGGCTGGAAAATTGAAACCAAACTTGGGGCGCTTCACG AACCCTCCTGATTGGCAAGAAATCTTGACTCACTTTCGAGGATCCGAACTGCAGAACTACTTCACTCGCATTCTGGAAGATAACTTAAAG GCAATTATCAAGCCTCAGTATGTCGACCATATTCCAAAGGCAGTTCAAGGAAACGTTGGACAAGTGCTTGACCAAAAAGATGAGAGAGACGTGAAGGAAAAACTCTGTGTTGATCTAGAGCTGAATCAGGTTTTGGATCGTAATGTAGGTGATCTATCTGGTGGAGAGCTTCAGAGGTTTGCTATTGCTGTTGTTGCAATACAAAATGCAGAGATATACATGTTTGATGAGCCTTCAAGTTACCTTGATGTGAAGCAAAGGCTTAAAGCTGCCCAAGTTGTCAGATCCTTGCTTCGACCAAATAG CTATGTCATCGTTGTGGAGCATGATCTTAGTGTGCTTGATTATTTGTCGGATTTCATTTGCTGCTTATATGGGAAGCCTGGTGCATATGGAGTTGTGACCCTACCCTTCTCAGTCAGGGAaggaattaatatatttttggctGGGTTTGTGCCTACAGAAAATCTACGTTTCCGTGACGAGTCTCTTACTTTTAAG GTTGCTGAGACCCCACAAGAGGCTGCTGAGGAAATTGAATCATATGCACGTTACAAATATCCAACCATGACAAAGACTCAGGGTAATTTCAAGCTTAAGGTTGCCGAGGGTGAATTTACTGATTCACAGATTGTTGTGATGCTTGGTGAGAATGGGACTGGGAAGACTACCTTCATTCGCATGCTG GCTGGTCTATTAAAGCCTGACGTGGTGGAAGGATCTGATATTGACATACCAGAGTTCAATGTTTCATACAAGCCCCAGAAAATTAGTCCAAAATTTCAATCCACTGTGAGGCATTTGCTACATCAAAAAATACGTGATTCTTATCAACACCCCCAGTTTTGTTCAGATGTGATGAAGCCTCTCCAAATTGAGCAATTGATGGACCAAGAAGTTGTGAATCTTTCTGGTGGTGAGTTGCAAAGAGTTGCCTTAGCCCTGTGCCTTGGAAAG CCCGCTGATATATATCTGATCGATGAGCCAAGTGCCTATCTTGATTCTGAGCAACGTATTGTAGCTTCTAAAGTCATCAAGAGATTCATTCTTCACGCAAAGAAGACTGCATTTGTTGTAGAGCATGACTTTATAATGGCAACTTACCTGGCAGATAGAGTCATTGTATATGAGGGGACGCCTTCCATAGATTGTGTTGCAAATGCACCTCAATCACTGTTGACTGGAATGAACTTATTTTTATCA CATCTGAACATTACATTTCGAAGGGACCCAACTAATTTCCGTCCAAGGATCAACAAACTGGAATCAACCAAGGATAGGGAGCAGAAGTCAGCTGGATCTTATTATTACTTGGATGATTAA